From Pseudorasbora parva isolate DD20220531a chromosome 25, ASM2467924v1, whole genome shotgun sequence, one genomic window encodes:
- the deaf1 gene encoding deformed epidermal autoregulatory factor 1 homolog isoform X1 — MDATEPATKALELGDASGSMSAGEPVGSDTESEAEVATMTVMGEAGNIDIAESPPNPDDAEAAFAEVTAVTVGDVQSSDETVFTSTVTTAASLPEHMLTGRTTLQIGDSLSTQKATLIVVHTDGSIVDATGLKGTATPMTPGPQTPSTPLTSGHDKDGSKYNWDPSVYDNELPVRCRNTSGILYKNRLGSGGKGRCIKHNNNWFTPTEFESMSGRASSKDWKRSIRYAGRPLQCLIQERILNPHAASCTCAACCDDLSTVSDMCAKDGPFGGENITMTGPVRLFVPYKRRKKDNERSVSPEKKELQSPKNITLAPGATFTVTPSGQITTSGTLTFDRTATGETAAIISDSPAAADVFTNTTVLTTLPALAVVPQQAVVQSKPPPTGMLMNGLETGEQRTWLYLEEMANTLLSNVQQLKVLIAQAKQASQSGVHVGISPEKNTSIRKESYQSQLSISDEPEGKITEIIIKCVNCGREASSECAGCHKVHYCSGFCQRKDWKEHQLSCFQPSTTVGLQEETQMAGVEVEKGKA; from the exons ATGGACGCGACTGAACCGGCGACGAAAGCGCTCGAGCTGGGCGACGCGTCCGGGAGCATGTCTGCCGGAGAGCCTGTGGGCTCGGATACTGAATCGGAGGCCGAAGTCGCCACGATGACTGTGATGGGTGAAGCGGGAAACATCGACATCGCCGAATCACCACCGAACCCGGACGATGCCGAAGCAGCGTTTGCGG AGGTCACAGCCGTCACTGTTGGGGACGTTCAGAGTTCAGATGAAACCGTGTTCACATCCACAGTCACCACAGCAGCCTCCCTGCCAGAACACATGCTC ACAGGCAGAACCACGCTTCAGATTGGAGACAGTCTGAGTACCCAGAAGGCCACGCTGATCGTGGTGCACACGGATGGGAGCATCGTGGACGCCACAGGCCTGAAGGGCACCGCGACACCAATGACACCCG GTCCCCAGACCCCGAGCACCCCTCTGACATCTGGACATGATAAAGATGGCTCTAAATACAACTGGGATCCGTCGGTTTACGACAACGAGCTTCCTGTGCGCTGCAGGAACACGAGTGGGATTCTGTACAAAAACAGACTGGGATCAG GGGGCAAAGGGCGCTGTATCAAACACAACAATAACTGGTTCACCCCAACGGAGTTTGAGAGTATGTCGGGGCGAGCGAGCAGCAAAGACTGGAAGAGAAGCATCCGCTACGCTGGCCGACCTCTACAGTGCCTCATTCAG GAGCGTATCCTGAACCCTCATGCAGCGTCCTGTACGTGTGCGGCCTGCTGTGATGATCTGTCTACAGTGAGTGACATG tgtgccAAAGACGGGCCTTTCGGAGGGGAAAACATCACTATG ACGGGCCCCGTCAGACTGTTCGTCCCTTATAAAAGAAGGAAGAAGGACAATGAGCGATCGGTCTCTCCTGAGAAGAAGGAACTTCAGTCTCCAAAGAACATCACCCTGGCTCCAGGAGCAACAT TTACAGTGACTCCGTCTGGGCAGATCACCACTTCAGGCACACTGACCTTTGACCGAACGGCGACAGGAGAGACGGCGGCCATCATCTCCGACAGCCCTGCGGCCGCTGACGTCTTCACCAACACAACCG TGTTGACCACCCTTCCTGCGCTGGCGGTGGTCCCTCAGCAGGCCGTGGTGCAGTCTAAACCCCCTCCAACAGGGATGCTGATGAATGGGCTAGAGACGGGGGAGCAGCGCACGTGGCTTTACCTGGAGGAGATGGCCAATACACTGCTCAGCAACGTCCAGCAGCTCAAAGTCCTCATTGCACAGGCCAAACAAGCCAGTCAGAGCGGAGTGCATGTCGGCATCAGCCCAGAGAAAAACACCAGCATCAGAAAAGAG TCCTATCAGAGTCAATTATCGATCAGTGACGAACCTGAGGGGAAAATCACTGAAATTATCATTAAg TGTGTGAACTGCGGGCGAGAGGCGTCCAGTGAGTGTGCCGGCTGTCATAAAGTCCATTACTGCTCTGGCTTCTGTCAGCGGAAG GACTGGAAAGAGCATCAACTGAGCTGCTTTCAGCCGAGCACAACCGTCGGCCTTCAGGAAGAGACTCAGATGGCCGGGGTGGAGGTGGAGAAAGGGAAGGCCTAG
- the deaf1 gene encoding deformed epidermal autoregulatory factor 1 homolog isoform X2, whose amino-acid sequence MDATEPATKALELGDASGSMSAGEPVGSDTESEAEVATMTVMGEAGNIDIAESPPNPDDAEAAFAEVTAVTVGDVQSSDETVFTSTVTTAASLPEHMLTGRTTLQIGDSLSTQKATLIVVHTDGSIVDATGLKGTATPMTPGPQTPSTPLTSGHDKDGSKYNWDPSVYDNELPVRCRNTSGILYKNRLGSGGKGRCIKHNNNWFTPTEFESMSGRASSKDWKRSIRYAGRPLQCLIQERILNPHAASCTCAACCDDLSTCAKDGPFGGENITMTGPVRLFVPYKRRKKDNERSVSPEKKELQSPKNITLAPGATFTVTPSGQITTSGTLTFDRTATGETAAIISDSPAAADVFTNTTVLTTLPALAVVPQQAVVQSKPPPTGMLMNGLETGEQRTWLYLEEMANTLLSNVQQLKVLIAQAKQASQSGVHVGISPEKNTSIRKESYQSQLSISDEPEGKITEIIIKCVNCGREASSECAGCHKVHYCSGFCQRKDWKEHQLSCFQPSTTVGLQEETQMAGVEVEKGKA is encoded by the exons ATGGACGCGACTGAACCGGCGACGAAAGCGCTCGAGCTGGGCGACGCGTCCGGGAGCATGTCTGCCGGAGAGCCTGTGGGCTCGGATACTGAATCGGAGGCCGAAGTCGCCACGATGACTGTGATGGGTGAAGCGGGAAACATCGACATCGCCGAATCACCACCGAACCCGGACGATGCCGAAGCAGCGTTTGCGG AGGTCACAGCCGTCACTGTTGGGGACGTTCAGAGTTCAGATGAAACCGTGTTCACATCCACAGTCACCACAGCAGCCTCCCTGCCAGAACACATGCTC ACAGGCAGAACCACGCTTCAGATTGGAGACAGTCTGAGTACCCAGAAGGCCACGCTGATCGTGGTGCACACGGATGGGAGCATCGTGGACGCCACAGGCCTGAAGGGCACCGCGACACCAATGACACCCG GTCCCCAGACCCCGAGCACCCCTCTGACATCTGGACATGATAAAGATGGCTCTAAATACAACTGGGATCCGTCGGTTTACGACAACGAGCTTCCTGTGCGCTGCAGGAACACGAGTGGGATTCTGTACAAAAACAGACTGGGATCAG GGGGCAAAGGGCGCTGTATCAAACACAACAATAACTGGTTCACCCCAACGGAGTTTGAGAGTATGTCGGGGCGAGCGAGCAGCAAAGACTGGAAGAGAAGCATCCGCTACGCTGGCCGACCTCTACAGTGCCTCATTCAG GAGCGTATCCTGAACCCTCATGCAGCGTCCTGTACGTGTGCGGCCTGCTGTGATGATCTGTCTACA tgtgccAAAGACGGGCCTTTCGGAGGGGAAAACATCACTATG ACGGGCCCCGTCAGACTGTTCGTCCCTTATAAAAGAAGGAAGAAGGACAATGAGCGATCGGTCTCTCCTGAGAAGAAGGAACTTCAGTCTCCAAAGAACATCACCCTGGCTCCAGGAGCAACAT TTACAGTGACTCCGTCTGGGCAGATCACCACTTCAGGCACACTGACCTTTGACCGAACGGCGACAGGAGAGACGGCGGCCATCATCTCCGACAGCCCTGCGGCCGCTGACGTCTTCACCAACACAACCG TGTTGACCACCCTTCCTGCGCTGGCGGTGGTCCCTCAGCAGGCCGTGGTGCAGTCTAAACCCCCTCCAACAGGGATGCTGATGAATGGGCTAGAGACGGGGGAGCAGCGCACGTGGCTTTACCTGGAGGAGATGGCCAATACACTGCTCAGCAACGTCCAGCAGCTCAAAGTCCTCATTGCACAGGCCAAACAAGCCAGTCAGAGCGGAGTGCATGTCGGCATCAGCCCAGAGAAAAACACCAGCATCAGAAAAGAG TCCTATCAGAGTCAATTATCGATCAGTGACGAACCTGAGGGGAAAATCACTGAAATTATCATTAAg TGTGTGAACTGCGGGCGAGAGGCGTCCAGTGAGTGTGCCGGCTGTCATAAAGTCCATTACTGCTCTGGCTTCTGTCAGCGGAAG GACTGGAAAGAGCATCAACTGAGCTGCTTTCAGCCGAGCACAACCGTCGGCCTTCAGGAAGAGACTCAGATGGCCGGGGTGGAGGTGGAGAAAGGGAAGGCCTAG